The following proteins come from a genomic window of Larimichthys crocea isolate SSNF chromosome III, L_crocea_2.0, whole genome shotgun sequence:
- the klhdc3 gene encoding kelch domain-containing protein 3 — protein MLRWSVHLEGGPRRVNHAAVAVGHKVYSFGGYCSGEDYETLRQIDVHVFNTVSLRWMKLPPVRTGGHERAREVPYMRYGHTAVLLDDIIYLWGGRNDTEGACNVLYAFDINTHRWFTPKISGTVPGARDGHSACVLVKAMYIFGGYEQLADCFSNDIHKLDTTTMVWSLINARGTPARWRDFHSATIIGTKMFVFGGRADRFGPFHSNNEIYCNKIKVFDTETNCWLTTPSTQPSPEGRRSHSAFSYNGELYIFGGYNARLDQHFNDLWKFNPEAFSWVKVEPKGKGPCPRRRQCCCMVGDRIILFGGTSPCPEQGMGDEFNLMDHSDLYILDFSPNLKTLCKIAVIQYSLEQSGLPHDIRWELAAMTTNSNISRPIFSSHG, from the exons ATGTTGCGCTGGTCGGTGCACCTAGAAGGAGGGCCGCGGAGAGTCAACCATGCTGCTGTGGCGGTGGGGCACAAGGTGTACTCCTTTGGAGGCTACTGCTCTGGGGAGGACTACGAGACACTCCGTCAGATTGATGTGCATGTCTTCAACACAG TGTCTTTGCGCTGGATGAAGTTGCCTCCAGTTAGGACGGGAGGACATGAACGTGCCCGTGAAGTGCCATATATGCGTTATGGCCACACAGCTGTGCTGCTGGATGACATTATCTACCTCTGGGGTGGGCGTAACGACACAGAGGGGGCCTGCAATGTGCTTTATGCCTTTGATATCA ACACCCACAGATGGTTTACACCCAAGATTTCGGGGACTGTTCCAGGGGCAAGGGATGGCCACTCTGCCTGCGTTCTGGTGAAGGCAATGTATATATTTGGAGGATATGAGCAGCTG GCCGACTGCTTCTCCAATGACATCCACAAGCTGGACACCACTACCATGGTTTGGTCATTAATTAATGCCAGG GGCACTCCGGCACGCTGGAGGGACTTCCACTCAGCCACCATCATCGGGacaaagatgtttgtgtttggaggGCGGGCAGACCGCTTTGGCCCCTTCCACTCCAACAACGAGATCTACTGCAACAAGATCAAAGTGTTCGACACAGAGACCAACTGCTGGCTGACTACACCTTCAACACAGCCATCGCCAGAAGGACGCAGGAGTCATTCGGCCT TTTCCTACAATGGAGAGCTGTATATATTTGGAGGATACAATGCCCGCCTAGACCAGCACTTCAACGACCTCTGGAAATTCAATCCAG AAGCCTTTTCCTGGGTAAAGGTAGAACCAAAGGGGAAAGGCCCGTGTCCGCGGAGACGGCAGTGCTGTTGTATGGTTGGAGATCGAATCATCCTCTTTGGAGGAACCAG CCCCTGTCCAGAGCAAGGGATGGGTGATGAATTTAACCTCATGGATCATTCAGACCTGTATATCTTAGATTTCA gCCCTAATTTGAAGACGTTATGCAAAATAGCTGTTATTCAGTACAGTCTGGAGCAGTCAGGACTCCCACACGATATCAG GTGGGAACTGGCCGCCATGACCACCAACAGCAACATCAGCAGGCCCATCTTCTCCTCCCATGGCTGA